Proteins from one Cryptomeria japonica chromosome 4, Sugi_1.0, whole genome shotgun sequence genomic window:
- the LOC131029460 gene encoding mitochondrial import inner membrane translocase subunit TIM23-2 — MNSSGSAEGTQNQEGGRRLYNPYEDLHGPAFDIRPVKSLYQIPTTPEFLFQEEAALKRRSFSDNITYYTGSAYLTGAVSGAAVGLVEGLKAAEAGDSTKLRINRVLNSSGHTGRKFGNRLGVIGLLYAGLESGIVAARGTDDSINSVIAGLGTGALFRAAAGIRSAAVAGAIGGLAVGAVVAGKHALRRYVPI; from the coding sequence ATGAACAGCAGCGGCTCGGCAGAGGGGACACAAAATCAGGAGGGAGGGAGGCGGCTGTACAATCCATATGAAGACCTGCATGGCCCGGCATTTGACATCAGGCCTGTAAAAAGCCTCTATCAAATCCCCACAACTCCAGAGTTTCTTTTCCAAGAGGAGGCCGCCTTGAAGAGAAGATCGTTTAGCGATAACATCACGTACTACACTGGTTCCGCTTATTTAACGGGCGCCGTTTCAGGGGCCGCCGTGGGGTTGGTGGAAGGCCTGAAAGCCGCAGAAGCGGGAGATTCCACGAAGCTTAGAATTAACAGGGTTTTGAATAGTTCTGGTCACACGGGTAGAAAGTTCGGCAACCGTTTGGGGGTAATAGGACTTCTTTATGCTGGACTGGAGAGTGGGATTGTGGCGGCGCGAGGGACGGACGATTCCATTAACAGCGTCATAGCCGGGCTGGGCACAGGGGCTCTTTTTAGGGCCGCCGCCGGTATACGATCCGCCGCCGTTGCTGGTGCCATCGGAGGCCTCGCTGTCGGAGCTGTAGTCGCCGGCAAGCACGCCCTCAGGAGATACGTGCCCATATGA